The Scomber scombrus chromosome 5, fScoSco1.1, whole genome shotgun sequence genome window below encodes:
- the hmgb1b gene encoding high mobility group protein B1b, with translation MGKDPKKPRGKMSSYAYFVQTCREEHKKKHPGASVNFAEFSKKCSERWKTMSPKEKGKFEDMAKLDKVRYEREMKNYTPPLGQKKKRFKDPNAPKRPPSAFFLFCADFRSKVKGEYPGLTIGDTAKKLGEMWNSSSAENKQPYEKKAAKLKEKYDKDIVAYRTKGKVDTAASAAAAADDDDDDEEEDEGEDDEDDDDDDDDE, from the exons ATGGGGAAGGATCCAAAGAAGCCGAGGGGCAAAATGTCCTCATACGCATATTTTGTGCAAACATGCCGAGAGGAGCACAAGAAGAAGCATCCCGGTGCCAGTGTCAACTTTGCAGAGTTCTCCAAGAAATGCTCTGAGCGGTGGAAG ACTATGTCACCGAAAGAGAAAGGCAAGTTTGAAGATATGGCCAAACTAGACAAGGTGCGTTATGAGAGGGAAATGAAGAATTACACTCCTCCCCTGGGGCAGAAGAAGAAGCGCTTTAAGGACCCCAATGCCCCCAAGAGACCACC GTCTGCATTCTTCCTATTTTGCGCAGACTTTCGCTCAAAGGTGAAAGGTGAGTATCCAGGGCTCACCATTGGGGACACTGCAAAGAAGTTGGGAGAGATGTGGAACAGCTCATCTGCAGAAAATAAGCAGCCATATGAGAAGAAGGCCGCCAAGCTGAAGGAGAAATACGACAAG GATATCGTCGCTTACCGCACGAAAGGCAAAGTGGATACAGCAGcatcagctgctgctgcagcagatgatgatgacgatgacgaggaggaagatgagggagaGGACGACGAAgacgatgacgatgatgatgatgacgagtAG
- the LOC133980998 gene encoding olfactory receptor 52E8-like — protein MIRTNITTIKDFIITGFPGLHRTYYGPVSALLLCTYFVIFVGNTLILVFVGFERRLHKPTYLIFCHLAMNDLLFGTVTLPKIISRYWWDDKIASFGACFTQMYFVHSLGAINSLLLLIMALDRFIAICLPFKYPVIITNNAISIACGFSWIGTFVRMMAIVLHALTLPYCDSNLILQCYCDHFSITRLACGENVKYVVNVAFGFAMFSLLLPLSFILFSYFSVFVVVLRIPNTEGRYKTLSTCTPQLLISCLYYLPRCFVYLSNVIGFTFSLDVRISLILLYSLLPCAVNPVIYCFKTKEIKDILMRRFKKATVGMK, from the coding sequence ATGATTCGTACCAATATAACAACAATCAAAGACTTCATAATAACTGGATTCCCAGGACTTCATCGAACATATTATGGACCAGTGTCTGCATTACTTTTGTGCAcctattttgtaatttttgttgGAAATActcttattttagtttttgttggaTTTGAGAGACGTCTTCATAAGCCAACCTATCTGATTTTCTGTCACCTGGCaatgaatgatttattatttggtACAGTGACCTTACCAAAAATAATATCCAGATATTGGTGGGATGACAAAATAGCATCTTTTGGTGCCTGTTTCACTCAGATGTACTTTGTGCATTCCTTGGGAGCAATTAATTCTCTCCTTCTGCTGATTATGGCCCTTGATCGTTTCATTGCAATTTGTCTTCCTTTCAAATACCCAGTTATTATTACAAATAACGCTATTTCTATTGCTTGTGGGTTTTCATGGATTGGGACATTTGTGAGGATGATGGCAATTGTATTACATGCCCTTACCTTGCCTTACTGTGACTCTAACCTCATTTTGCAATGCTATTGTGACCACTTTTCAATTACAAGGCTGGCATGTggtgaaaatgttaaatatgttgtgaATGTTGCTTTCGGTTTTGCAATGTTTAGCCTCCTGCTCCCACtttcatttatattgttttcttatttttctgtctttgtagtTGTTTTGAGAATACCAAACACAGAGGGCAGATACAAAACCTTATCAACTTGTACACCACAGTTATTAATTTCCTGCCTATATTACCTTCCTAGATGTTTTGTTTATCTGTCTAATGTGATAGGATTTACTTTCAGTTTGGATGTCCGCATTTCCCTCATATTGTTGTACAGTCTTCTTCCTTGTGCTGTTAATCCAGTTATATATTGCTTCAAGACCAAGGAAATTAAAGATATTTTGATGAGGAGATTTAAAAAAGCTACCGTTGGAATGAAGTAA
- the LOC133980996 gene encoding olfactory receptor 4D11-like, with translation MSLQNASIQVTEFIINGFDKTEKPLVVGVVILITYILALFGNMINIVFIINDKRLHKPMYLLICNLAVVDILYTSSACPTMIRVLVARVNTISYLHCYIEMFAFHLGGVMEMFALSIMAFDRLIAIGCPFKYHSYLTNVRIIVITYFLWIAAGAFVSVLPATLLPLPHCRLKMKYTFCEYAAIIRTTCVDPQPYFNLVTVITSFLLFFTFVFICLSYILIIFFVKFSTDSNKWKMGSTCLSHLVVVTCYYCPVFVRIVLTRLGVVLTLEARHGLMIGAILGPSLVNPFVYCLRTKEIRCKIFRIFKNS, from the coding sequence ATGTCTTTACAGAATGCTTCAATCCAAGTAACAGAATTTATTATCAATGGTTTTGACAAAACTGAAAAGCCTTTGGTAGTTGGTGTGGTTATATTAATTACCTATATTTTGGCTTTATTCGGCAATATGATAAACATTGTCTTCATTATAAATGACAAGCGATTACACAAACCAATGTATCTTCTCATTTGCAACCTTGCTGTTgttgacatactgtacacatccAGTGCCTGTCCAACAATGATTAGGGTTCTAGTTGCTCGTGTTAATACCATATCTTATCTGCATTGCTACATTGAAATGTTTGCTTTCCATTTGGGAGGGGTAATGGAGATGTTTGCTTTATCAATTATGGCATTTGATCGATTGATTGCTATTGGTTGTCCATTTAAGTACCACAGTTATTTAACAAATGTGCGAATTATTGTCATAACATATTTCCTGTGGATTGCTGCCGGTGCTTTTGTGTCTGTTCTGCCAGCTACTCTGCTACCTCTTCCTCACTGCAGGTTAAAGATGAAGTACACTTTCTGTGAGTATGCTGCAATAATAAGAACTACATGTGTTGACCCCCAACCTTATTTCAATCTGGTTACCGTCATaacatcttttcttttatttttcacttttgtgtttatttgccttTCTTACattttgatcatattttttgtcaaattctCCACAGATAGCAATAAATGGAAAATGGGCAGCACGTGTTTGAGTCACTTGGTTGTGGTAACATGTTATTACTGTCCAGTATTTGTTCGCATTGTATTGACAAGGTTGGGTGTGGTATTAACTCTTGAGGCTCGCCATGGCTTAATGATCGGGGCCATCCTCGGCCCATCTCTTGTAAATCCTTTTGTGTACTGTCTTAGGACAAAAGAAATTAGATGTAAAATTTTTaggattttcaaaaacagtTGA
- the LOC133980997 gene encoding olfactory receptor 2AT4-like: MAEGNQSTVTEFILTGFPGLHSKYHGIASAVLLLVYSLTLIGNATFLFLFATDRSLHKPMYYIILNLSACDILFSTTTLPKIITKYWFQSGTISFTACFVQMYFVHYLGTVNSNILFLMALDRYLAICHPLRYPLVLKNSTIGILSIIAWVIAKTGPLMIVIRAYPLPYCASNIINHCYCDHIGITTLACTDRAPYGFPAFIFAMVVLLGPLAFIIFSYCCIIITVLKIANWQGRLKSLSTCSTQLIIISLYYLPRCFVYLASNVGIKFRADMRIVTIMLYSLSPPMINPLIYCLRAKDVRESLRRRFSKSIFPRKAQVSAIIN; encoded by the coding sequence ATGGCAGAGGGAAATCAGAGCACTGTGACTGAGTTTATCCTTACCGGGTTCCCTGGACTTCATTCAAAGTACCATGGCATTGCCTCAGCTGTACTGCTCTTAGTTTATTCCTTAACTTTGATAGGTAatgcaacatttctttttttatttgcaacTGACCGCAGCCTTCATAAACCAATGTATTATATAATTCTAAATCTTAGTGCATGTGACATTCTCTTTAGCACAACCACTTTACCTAAGATCATCACAAAGTACTGGTTTCAATCAGGGACCATTTCATTCACTGCTTGCTTTGTCCAAATGTACTTTGTTCACTATCTTGGCACAGTGAATTCCAATATTCTCTTCCTTATGGCATTAGATAGGTATCTGGCTATCTGCCATCCTCTCAGATATCCACTTGTTCTTAAAAACTCCACCATTGGCATTCTCAGTATTATTGCATGGGTTATTGCCAAGACAGGGCCTTTAATGATAGTTATTAGGGCCTACCCTCTTCCTTACTGTGCCTCAAACATAATCAATCACTGCTACTGTGATCATATTGGTATAACAACACTAGCATGCACTGACAGGGCCCCTTATGGCTTTCCTGCTTTTATATTTGCAATGGTTGTATTACTGGGGCCTCTGGCATTTATAATTTTTTCATATTGCTGTATAATCATTACAGTACTTAAGATAGCAAATTGGCAAGGTCGCCTAAAATCTCTGTCCACTTGTAGTACTCAACTGATAATAATCTCACTCTATTATTTACCAAgatgttttgtatatttagcTAGCAATGTAGGCATTAAATTTAGAGCTGATATGCGAATAGTAACTATCATGCTGTATAGCCTTAGCCCCCCCATGATAAATCCACTTATATACTGCTTAAGAGCTAAAGATGTGAGAGAAAGCTTGAGGAGGCGCTTCAGCAAAAGTATCTTTCCACGAAAAGCACAGGTTTCAGCTATTATTAACTGA